The following proteins come from a genomic window of Canis lupus baileyi chromosome 20, mCanLup2.hap1, whole genome shotgun sequence:
- the GPR17 gene encoding uracil nucleotide/cysteinyl leukotriene receptor encodes MNGIEVASLGLTANSSLATAQQCGQETPLENILFASFYLLDFILAFVGNALALWLFIRDHKSGTPANVFLMHLAVADLSCVLVLPTRLVYHFSGNHWPFGEIPCRLTGFLFYLNMYASIYFLTCISADRFLAIVHPVKSLKLRRPLYAHLACAFLWVVVAVAMAPLLVSPQTVQTNHTVICLQLYREKASHHALVSLAVAFTFPFVTTVTCYLLIIRSLRQGPRVEKRLKNKAVRMIAMVLTIFLVCFVPYHVHRAVYVLHYHGGGTSCATQRILALGNRITSCLTSLNGALDPVMYFFVAEKFRDALCNLICGKRLSGPPPSFEGKTNESSLSARSEL; translated from the coding sequence ATGAATGGCATAGAGGTGGCTTCCTTGGGTCTGACTGCTAACTCCTCCCTGGCCACCGCACAGCAATGCGGCCAGGAGACGCCACTGGAGAACATCCTCTTTGCCTCCTTCTACCTCCTGGATTTCATCCTGGCTTTTGTTGGCAATGCCCTGGCCCTGTGGCTCTTCATCCGGGACCACAAGTCAGGCACCCCTGCCAACGTATTCTTGATGCACCTGGCTGTGGCCGACCTGTCCTGCGTGCTGGTCCTGCCCACCCGCCTCGTCTACCACTTCTCTGGGAACCACTGGCCATTTGGGGAAATCCCGTGCCGACTCACCGGCTTCCTCTTCTACCTCAACATGTATGCCAGCATCTACTTCCTCACTTGCATCAGCGCTGACCGCTTCCTGGCCATCGTGCACCCTGTCAAGTCCCTCAAGCTCCGCAGGCCCCTCTACGCACACCTGGCCTGTGCCTTCCTCTGGGTGGTGGTGGCCGTGGCCATGGCCCCACTGCTGGTGAGCCCACAGACGGTGCAGACCAACCACACGGTCATCTGCCTGCAGCTGTACCGGGAGAAGGCCTCCCACCACGCCCTTGTGTCCCTGGCCGTGGCCTTCACCTTCCCGTTCGTCACCACCGTCACCTGTTACTTGCTGATCATCCGCAGCCTGCGGCAGGGCCCCCGTGTGGAAAAGCGCCTCAAGAACAAGGCGGTCCGCATGATCGCCATGGTGCTCACCATCTTCCTGGTGTGCTTCGTGCCCTACCACGTCCACCGTGCTGTCTACGTGCTGCACTACCACGGCGGCGGCACCTCGTGCGCCACCCAGCGCATCCTGGCCCTGGGAAACCGCATCACCTCCTGCCTCACCAGCCTCAACGGGGCGCTGGACCCAGTCATGTACTTCTTTGTGGCCGAGAAGTTCCGCGACGCCCTGTGCAACCTGATCTGTGGCAAAAGGCTCTCAGGCCCACCCCCCAGCTTTGAAGGGAAAACCAACGAGAGCTCGCTGAGCGCCAGGTCGGAGCTGTGA